The genomic DNA TTCCTATGTTTTTATAAGCGTGCATCTGGTTGGTTTTGGTCTTTCCCGCTCCATTATTGCCCATGTTTCAGCAGCCGTTGGGGAGAACGATCAGTCGAAATTATATGCCTACATAAATGCAGCTACAAGAGTTTTGGGTATTATGATGCTCACTGCAATATTGATTGGGTTGGGTATCATAACCACTCCGATGGAAAAAACCGGCTTTTTTGATGCTTATATTTGGGATACCATATCTGTCGCAACATTTCTGATCGCATTGAAATTCCCTGAATTGTTGTTTCAAAATATATTTAAAGGTTTTGAAAAGTACAATATGGCGGCCATTTTCAATATACTCAACCGCCTTACTGCTTTGATGGTGCATTTTGTATTGGTGTACAGGGGATATTCCATTCTGGGCATTTTTGTAGGAAGCGTCGTTGTGAATTGCATTATGGTGATTATACTGGCATATGTGATCTACAAAAGATTACCCGGGTATAAGCTGCGGGTTCTAAAAATTTTTAAAGAGAGAAGGGAGCTTTATCATTTCGGATTCTGGAGCTGGCTGCAAAACATTATTGCAGTGGTGTCATTTCAGATGGATCGCTTCCTGATCGCTTATTTTCTTGGTACAGCCACCGTAACCTATTTTGTTCTGGCTACTACCATAACAAATCATCTGCACAGAGCCTTTGAAGCAGTGGTAAGCTGGTTTTTACCTAAAGTATCAAGGATAAAGGCATCAGATCAGGATACCCAAAAGCACTTTCATACAATCCGGGCTTTTTCAGTTGGTTTTTCGCTGCTCATCATTATTGTTGTGTATCTTATCAGCGAACCCCTTTTTACTCTCTGGCTGGGGCAGGAGAAATATTCAAAAATGATCGGTTTTTTTAAATTGTTTCTCATTTTCGAAGCTTTTCTTCTCATGTCCATCGTACCTAAACTTTACCTGAATGCCATCCGTTCATTAAGATTCATAACATCTCTGGAATTCATGTACAAGTTGGGGATCATTGCCGGAATGGTTATTTTGTTTGTGTTTTACAAGACAGCTGAAAGTCTCATCTGGGGACAGACCATTGCTTTGGTTTTATTTATGCCGCTGGAATACTATCTTGTAAATAAAAGGATATTAAAGCAAAGTACTTTCAAGGAAAGTTTTTTGACCTTTCTGCCCACTGTGATGATCACGGGCGCAATCCTTTCTTCCCGGTGGCAGATAACTGCGCTGTTTATTGTTTTAGGCCTGCTCTTATACTGGTTTACCTATATAAAAGATAAAAACTTTAATTTTAAATTACTTGCTGAATGATACAAGATAAAACATACTACCATTTTTTCCCTTTTGTGGTATTGTATTTTTTTGCAAACAATTTTTTGCTGCCCAAAGGACTTTTATATACTGCCATTCTTTCACCCGTATTTTTTTACTGGTTGTATAAAAAACACGACCTTCCGATGCTTTTTAAATGGGGTGTTTTATTGTTGATCCCGATTCCTTTTCATTTAGCCATAGGCGTGGATTTAAAAACATATATCATTTCAACCCTGCTTATATTAACGGTTTGGATTTTTTTATTCACCGCCATCCGGGCAGTTAAAGAGATGAGAGGGTATCTGGATGATATGTTTTATAAAATATTAATAATACATTCTGTACTTATAGTCATTGCATTGATAACTCTGCCATTTCCAGCAATAAATAAAGTCATGTGGGATCATACTCCCATTTCACCGGGTATACCCTCCTTTCCCCGCTTGAGGTTATTGGGTTATGAACCATCTCATTATGGTTTGTTAATGAGTCCGGTGTTCATTTATTTTCTGTTAAAGATGATTATTGGAAAGTCGTCCCATCCATTGATCACCACTGCCGGAATTGCCATTCCCCTTATGTTGTCCCTTTCATTTGGTGTAATAGGTGGAATTTTCCTTGCAATGTTAATTGGCCTGGGTTGGCATTACAAAAATATTCCCGGTTCTTCCAAATCTGTTTTATTGAATTTAATGATCCTGCTTGTTATAATCCTCATCCTTTTGGGCTTGTTATGGCCTTCCAATCCGCTGTTTGAAAGGATCATAAATATATTGGAAGGAACAGATACTTCCGCAAAAGCACGGTTATCCGATTCTTTCATGTTTGCGGCAGACCTGGTACAAGAGTTTAATCTATGGACGGGAGTGGGTCCCGGTCAGGTAAAAGTACTGGCCCACGATTTTATTACCAGCCATTATGATCATAGCGGCGATCTTCCGGAAGTATTTCGTATTCCGAATTCCATGGCTGAGATGCTTGCTGTATACGGCATTTACGGGTTTACACTTAAGATTCTGATCCAGCTATTTTTCTTCGTGCATTTAAAGATCTATAAAAATCTATATTCACTGATTTTGTTTGTATTCATTTTTATTTACCAGTTTACGGGAAGTTTTTTGACCAATGTAGCCGAGGTGGGCATCTGGGTGATAGCCTTCACCTCGCGTTTTCCTGTTTTTGAAATGACCCCGGGAAAAAAGGAGGCCTTATGAAAGTAGCCTTCATTGCCCGTTCGTCATTGTACAAAATCCGGGGCGGAGACACCACCCAGGTCGTGAAAACTGCTGATGAATTGAAAAAGCTGGGTGTTCAGGCGGAGATATTTCTGGCTTCCCAGCAGGTACCCTATGAAAAGTTTGACCTGCTTCACTTTTTCAACATCATTCGGCCAGCCGATCACCTTTATCATATCCGCAAAAGCAACAAACCCTATACAGTCAGTACCATTTACCTGGATTATGCTGAATTCGACAGGATGGGAAGGGGTTTGCTAACAAGAAGCCTGTTTAAGTCGCTTGGTAAATCAAAGAGTGAATATCTAAAAAATGTATATCGCTTTGTAAGAAAACAGGACCGCCTGGTAAGTACGGAATATCTGTTGGGTCATAAAAGAGCCATCAATAAGGTGCTGAACGGCGCATCTTTGGTATTGCCCAATTCCGAATCGGAATTTTCACGGCTGAGCCGGGATTTTGGTTTCATGGGGAATTACGTGGTTGTTCCCAATGGCATTGACAAGCAAATTTTTAGTGAAATTCCTGAATATATTCATAGACAGGAAAAGATAATCTGTGTTGCCCAGATTTATGGCAGAAAAAATCAACATTCTCTTATCCAAGTTTGTAATAAACTTGGTGTTCCACTTGATATTATTGGGGAAGCACCTCCAAATCATAAGAAGTACTATGAGTATTGTAAAAAAATTGCAGGCAGAAATGTGACTTTTTATGATCATATGCCTCAGAGAGAATTAATCGGGCATTATGCATCAGCCAAAGTACATGCCCTTCCGGGCTGGTTTGAAACAACAGGACTTAGTTCGCTTGAAGCCGTGGCCATGGGCTGTAACGCTGTTGTTGGGGAAGGAGGTGACACCAGAGCCTATTTTAATAATTTAGCCTGGTTTTGTAAGGTCTATGAATTGAAAAGTATTGAGAAAGCTGTTCTAATGGCCTTGAAAAAGCCTGTTAATCCCCATTTACGCGAGATTATTTTGAACAGATATACCTGGCAGAAAGCTGCTGAAGCAACATGCAAAGCCTACGAAAAAATATTGAACAATGGATAGACATTTGTCAATAGGTTTATTGGGGTCGAGAGGAATTCCAAACCGCTACGGGGGATATGAAGAATTTGCGTCTGTATTGGGCAGGCGTCTTGTAGAAAGAGGCCATGAAGTTTCTGTTTACACAGTTCGGGAACATCCGCTAAAAAACAAATATTGGAAGGGAATAAGAAGAATTCTGATACCGAATCCTGAAACACGTGTTGGAACATTCGGCCAGTTTATTTATGATTTATTGTCTAACCTCGACAGCAGCAAAAGAAACTTTGACATTGTATATCACCTGGGATACACAAGCGATTCTATCTGGTATTTGATCTGGGCAAAACAAAGTATACATATAGTAAACATGGATGGCCTTGAATGGGCACGGTCAAAATACAATATTGCTGTCCGAAGGTTTCTTAAATTTGCAGAAGCTCTTGCTACCAGGCGAAGTAAAGTTCTTATATCAGATTCTTATCCCATCAAAGAATACCTGGAGAATAAATATAAAACTCCCGTGAATTACCTTACTTATGGTGCAGATATTCCGGATCATTTTTCAAAACTGGTCCCTCAAAATTATAATTTGACGCCCGGGCGATATGATCTTATTGTTTCCCGCATCATACCGGACAATAATATTGAAACTGCCATTAAAGCAAAAATAAAGTCAAAAGATGGCATACCCCTGGTGATCATTGGTAATAATAACCGCTACAAGAAAAAGTTGATCCGCCAATACAGAAATGAACGCAATGTGATCTTTCTTGATCCTGTCTATGAAAAAAATATTCTTAATAGTTTGAGAAGATTTTGCAGGTTTTATATACACGGACATTCTGTGGGAGGTACCAATCCTTCACTGCTGGAAGCCATGGCCTGCGGATGCAAAATCAGCGCTCACCGGAATGCCTTTAATCGGGCGGTGCTGGGAAAAGATGCCTTGTATTTTTCTTCGGCTGCCGAATTAAGTCGAATCCTGGCAAATAACGATGTTTCTGAATATAACATCCGGATAAAGAATAATCTGGAAAAGATCAGGAGACATTATAACTGGGAAATCATAAGTAGTGGCTATGAAAAAGTGTTTAAGGAAGCACTCGATCCTTCCTGAGATGATTACCTGGCTCTGGACTTTGTTGTGGTTCATGCTCCCGGTATCGAAAAGGGGAACAACTGTTGTTTTGTGGTTGCTGGGATTGTGTGTTATTATCCGATCGATAATCCAAAGACCGCGTATCAATAAAAAGCAGTCCATAACGGGTTTACTTCTGTTGATACTTTTTCTCTGGCATGCCAACAGTTTGTTATTTGACCCCAATTTTGAGGAGGTTAAAGCAAGCCTTGTCAGAAAACTTTCCTTTATTGTATTCCCTTTCATTTTAATTACTGGTAATTCCAGTATCAAGGATCCCCAAAAATGGGCTTTAAGGGGATTTTATGCCGGACTCATCCTTACAGGTATTCAGATGCTTTTAAGGGCTATCATCAGATCCTTGCACGGAATTGACCTGGATTACTGGATGTACCATGAATTTGCTGCACCGTTTCAATTTGGCGCCATCTATTTTTCCTGGTATTTATCCATTGCACTTATATCTCTGATTTATCAAAGGCAAGAACCGTTTGTTGAACAATTCCGATATCCTTTGCTGATCTTTTTCCTTTTGTTGTTGCTTTTATCAGCATCAAAACTGTTTGTATTGATCACAGGGTCTGTTGTGATTGTAAAGATGTTATCCAAACTTCAGAAAAAGAAAAGAGCAAGGGCTTTGATTTTGTTAATGATTCTAATCATTGGAGGTTCCGTGCCTATATATGAGAGGATCAGCGAGCTAAAAAATATCAATCCCAAAATTGCCTTTCAGGATGAATACGCCTACGATACTCCTTTTAACGGATTTACCCTGAGATTGCTTCAATGGAGACTCGGTTTTGAAATACTGGATGATAACAACGCGTGGCTCCAGGGAACCGGTATAGGAAACCGGCAGGAAATCCTTAACAGGTATTATAGAAAATATAATGTGTATACCGGTAATCCAAGACTTGGGGACAGAGGCTATCTTGGGTATAATTTTCACAATCAGTTTGTAGAGACAACTGTTGGAACAGGCATACCTGGATTAATCATCCTTTTTTCAATAGTTATATATGTAATTCTCTGCATGCGTATAAAACTATTTTTCCCTCTATTTGTTTACATTGTTACCCTGTTGTTTTTTATGACAGAATCAGTTCTTGAAAGACAAGCCGGGATTATGATGTTCTGTTTGATCATTCTGGCAAACAGGAATGGTTTAAAATCTTATGATGATGGCTGATATCTTTAGAAAATACTGCAAAGATAATCTTGTTGGTGCTTTCACTGAAGCCTGGATGACACCAACATACAAGCCGATGTACAAGGATAACCTTACAATCGTATACAACCGGTTTTTGAAAAGGAGCTTTGATGTTGTAACAGCCACAATTTTATTGTTGGGAATTTACTCCTGGCTTTTTCCTTTGGTTGCCCTGTTGATCAAAATCGATTCGAGAGGTCCCGTGTTTTTTATTCAGGAAAGAACGGGCATGAACAGGAAAAGCTTTAATTGCATTAAATTCCGGACCATGTACATTGACAGGGAAGCAAACATACAGCGGACTGCAGTAGGAGATAACAGAATTACCAGGGTTGGTTTTTTTCTCAGGAAGTATTTTATTGATGAAGTGCCACAACTGATCAATGTGCTTAGGGGAGATATGAGCATGGTTGGCCCCCGGCCCTATATGCTTCCGGAGGTTGAAAGAGATGCAAAGCTTATAGCATATTATCACGACAGGCACAAGGTAAAACCTGGTTTAACCGGCCTGGCCCAAATACGGGGTTATCATGGTCATATTAAAAACGACCGTGACGTATTAAATAGATTTTCATCCGATATTGAATATATTGAGAACTGGAGCCTGACCGGAGATTTGATGATCATTTTTGGAACGGTGATCCATATTATTAAAGATGCATGATGCCACAAAATTTGACCATAGAAAAAATTGAAGAAGGATGTATTCAATGTCTTACCTATTTTGGAATATTTAAATATCCGCTCACAACCAGTGAGATACATGCCTTTAATCCTTGTCCGGCCTCTGAATATGATATACAGGATGCATTAAGCAAACTCGTGTCGGAAGGAAAAATATTTCAACATGAGGGCTATTTTATATCTGAAAATGATGTTGAATGGGTAAAAGAACGTAAAAAAGGAAACCTACAAGCCAGGCAACTGTTAAAAAAGTCCGGGAAATATGTATCCATAATTGCCTCTTTTCCTTTTGTAAAGGGCATTGCCATCAGCGGTGCACTCTCCAAATTTTACGCAGGAGACAAACCGGATATTGATTATTTTATAATTACCAACAGCAACCGTTTATGGATAGCCCGCACATTTTTACATCTTTTCAAAAAGTTGACTTTCCTTACGGGACACCAGCATTATTTCTGCATGAATTATTTTATTGATATGAGTGCCCTTGAGATCTCAAACCGGAATCAATATACAGCCATTGAAACAGCTACTATACTTCCTGTGTATAATATGGAATTGAACCAAAAATTTATCGAAGCAAACAAGTGGTTCAGGGAATTTCTGCCAAACTATCCGACAAGGATTCATGATGATTACCTGATAAAAGACAGTAAAAGACCATTTAAAGCCATTGCAGAGTTTGTTATTAATCATTTATTTCCTGAAAAACTGAATAATTTTTTAATGAACCTTACCGACAAGAAGTGGCGTAGAAAATGGTCCGGGCATAATTATAACGAGTACGACTACAGGCGTTCCTTTCAAACCGAAATCCACATTTCAAAAAATCATCCTGCTGATTATGAAAAAAAGATCATGAAGGCATTCAATGAAGGAACAAAGACTTAAACAGCATGAACAGGATTATATTGACCGGTGGAAGCGGTTTTATTGGAAACCATTTGCTGAATGTGTTGCTTAATAATCATGAAGATATTTATGTAGTTGAACATAAGAAGAAAATAGATGATGTAAAGAGATGTCAGGTTATCAGGGGCGGTATAAAAGCTCTTAATGCTGAAATGATAAATGATATCAGACCTGATATTGTTTTCCACTGTGCCCGCCCTGTTGTGCCCGGGTTACGAAGAACCGGAAGAAAAATAGCAGCTTACAAAGCTGAAAAGTTCAACAGCAAGTTGATTACCGGATTAAAAAATTCAAATGTTCAGCCCAATCTTGTTTTTGCTTCAGGCAGCCTGATGTATGGCAACAGCAAGGAAGCTCATAGTGAAAATTCACCTGTCAATCCGATAAGTTTTGCCAGACAGTATTCTAAAGGTGAAAAACCGCTCGTTTCAGCTTGTCTCAGAAATGCTTATCCTGTTCATATCCTTCGTTTTCCCTGGATATTAGGGGACGGCTCCTGGTTCAAATGGTTTTACATGGATATAATGAAAAAATACAGGGTCATACCTTCCTTTGGCGATATGAAAAACAAGATGCAGTTTATTGATGTGCACGATGCGGCAGATCTGATGCGGATATATGCAATAAAAGCCCCGGCTCCCGGAATTTATAATGTTTTTTCAGATCAGATCCTGCGACAGGAAGATTTTGTAAACAGGCTGTCACAAATCTTTCAGCTTCCGGTTAAGAATCATGAGGAAATTTTTACCAGGCAAATGGAAAAAGAGGCTCTGGAAGCTTTCACTTCCAATATCATCCTGAAGACCAACTATCCAAATATTCTGAACAAATACAAGGTTAAGTCGCTGGATAATTTCCTGTGTTCATTCTATGAAACCCATAAAAACTGGTTCATCAGATAATAAATAGACTCTGTTTATTTAGTTCTCTGTGTTCTTCAGTGAATTTCCCCGTGAATTCTGTGGTTAAATTTTTAATATCTGAACTACAGAGAAAACACAGAGAAAAAACAAGAGTGTCACAGAGTAAAGATTAAACATGTATCAGTTTTTATAACTTTTTGGATAAACTTTAAACAGGAAAGCAAAAGTTGTCCATTATTTTCTGAAAACAAACAAGGTATATTCCCCTTTCGACCACAATTGCGTATTCTGCAATTTCTGATCTGTTTTCCAGAGTTTCTCCGTTTTTTCTTTTTGGTTCAGAAATTTATTGAAATTGTACCACGCGGGAAACAGGATGCTGTAGCCTTTCTTTTCCAGTAATGAAAAATCGGCGAAGGCTTTACGAATTTGTTTCGAGCTGTAGCATTTCGAGGGCAGGTGTCTGGCTGGTGAATAGCCTCCCCAGTCTTCACGCAGACGGGCAAAGGCGGTTTTGAAGTTCATTTTCAATGCTTGAACGATCATCTCCCTGAGATACCATTTGTTCACAAAAGTAAGTACAGCATGTCCACCGGGTTTCAGAAGATTTTTGATTTGTTTGGCCGCAAAGTCCAGATCGGCGACGGTGTTAAGAGCGCCAAAGTATACATAAATCAGATCAAATGCTTCGCTTTTGAACTGCTTTGGCAGGTCGCGTTCATCGCTTACCATAACTTTTGCATTGCTCAGATTCATTGAATTTATGCGTTTTTTGGCTTGTTCCACCATCCTGGGAGAGATATCAATTCCGGTGATCTCCTTGTCGGGAAATTCCCTGGCAAGCCATGTAACATCAAAGCCTGGTCCGCAGCCTATTTCAAGGGCATTTTTAAAAGGATATCTGATTGTTATCTGCCTGAAGTCATTACGGATCTTTTCCAAAATTGGATTTTCCTCTGCCCAGGACTCAAATCCCAGCTCAATATCCTTATCGTAATACCGGGCAACGTAATCGTAAAAATCTGAATGTTTACTTTTCATAAAATGATCAACAAATGCTGCTAACCTATAGTTCATTTTAACCACATTTCTTCAAATATTAAAATTTTTTAATCCGAATTTTAAATTTTTGTTAATTTAGAATACTTTTGGCGATGATAATTGATTTGATCGGGCATTAAAATCTATTCAGATGATGAGAACCGTATTATTTCTTGTTGGTGTTTTGCTTGTACTTTCCTGTGAGCGGGAGCCGGGCCCTGGTGGAAAATCTTCCATTGAAGGTACCCTGATGGTTAAAGAATACAATAAGGATTTTTCTGTATTGCTAGATGAAC from Bacteroidales bacterium includes the following:
- a CDS encoding oligosaccharide flippase family protein, with the translated sequence MARTSINLRNSAWNLANILIYPAAFLAATPFFINNLGEDVFGEWMLMNSYVFISVHLVGFGLSRSIIAHVSAAVGENDQSKLYAYINAATRVLGIMMLTAILIGLGIITTPMEKTGFFDAYIWDTISVATFLIALKFPELLFQNIFKGFEKYNMAAIFNILNRLTALMVHFVLVYRGYSILGIFVGSVVVNCIMVIILAYVIYKRLPGYKLRVLKIFKERRELYHFGFWSWLQNIIAVVSFQMDRFLIAYFLGTATVTYFVLATTITNHLHRAFEAVVSWFLPKVSRIKASDQDTQKHFHTIRAFSVGFSLLIIIVVYLISEPLFTLWLGQEKYSKMIGFFKLFLIFEAFLLMSIVPKLYLNAIRSLRFITSLEFMYKLGIIAGMVILFVFYKTAESLIWGQTIALVLFMPLEYYLVNKRILKQSTFKESFLTFLPTVMITGAILSSRWQITALFIVLGLLLYWFTYIKDKNFNFKLLAE
- a CDS encoding glycosyltransferase family 4 protein — encoded protein: MKVAFIARSSLYKIRGGDTTQVVKTADELKKLGVQAEIFLASQQVPYEKFDLLHFFNIIRPADHLYHIRKSNKPYTVSTIYLDYAEFDRMGRGLLTRSLFKSLGKSKSEYLKNVYRFVRKQDRLVSTEYLLGHKRAINKVLNGASLVLPNSESEFSRLSRDFGFMGNYVVVPNGIDKQIFSEIPEYIHRQEKIICVAQIYGRKNQHSLIQVCNKLGVPLDIIGEAPPNHKKYYEYCKKIAGRNVTFYDHMPQRELIGHYASAKVHALPGWFETTGLSSLEAVAMGCNAVVGEGGDTRAYFNNLAWFCKVYELKSIEKAVLMALKKPVNPHLREIILNRYTWQKAAEATCKAYEKILNNG
- a CDS encoding DUF1972 domain-containing protein; protein product: MDRHLSIGLLGSRGIPNRYGGYEEFASVLGRRLVERGHEVSVYTVREHPLKNKYWKGIRRILIPNPETRVGTFGQFIYDLLSNLDSSKRNFDIVYHLGYTSDSIWYLIWAKQSIHIVNMDGLEWARSKYNIAVRRFLKFAEALATRRSKVLISDSYPIKEYLENKYKTPVNYLTYGADIPDHFSKLVPQNYNLTPGRYDLIVSRIIPDNNIETAIKAKIKSKDGIPLVIIGNNNRYKKKLIRQYRNERNVIFLDPVYEKNILNSLRRFCRFYIHGHSVGGTNPSLLEAMACGCKISAHRNAFNRAVLGKDALYFSSAAELSRILANNDVSEYNIRIKNNLEKIRRHYNWEIISSGYEKVFKEALDPS
- a CDS encoding O-antigen ligase family protein, with amino-acid sequence MKKCLRKHSILPEMITWLWTLLWFMLPVSKRGTTVVLWLLGLCVIIRSIIQRPRINKKQSITGLLLLILFLWHANSLLFDPNFEEVKASLVRKLSFIVFPFILITGNSSIKDPQKWALRGFYAGLILTGIQMLLRAIIRSLHGIDLDYWMYHEFAAPFQFGAIYFSWYLSIALISLIYQRQEPFVEQFRYPLLIFFLLLLLLSASKLFVLITGSVVIVKMLSKLQKKKRARALILLMILIIGGSVPIYERISELKNINPKIAFQDEYAYDTPFNGFTLRLLQWRLGFEILDDNNAWLQGTGIGNRQEILNRYYRKYNVYTGNPRLGDRGYLGYNFHNQFVETTVGTGIPGLIILFSIVIYVILCMRIKLFFPLFVYIVTLLFFMTESVLERQAGIMMFCLIILANRNGLKSYDDG
- a CDS encoding sugar transferase, which gives rise to MADIFRKYCKDNLVGAFTEAWMTPTYKPMYKDNLTIVYNRFLKRSFDVVTATILLLGIYSWLFPLVALLIKIDSRGPVFFIQERTGMNRKSFNCIKFRTMYIDREANIQRTAVGDNRITRVGFFLRKYFIDEVPQLINVLRGDMSMVGPRPYMLPEVERDAKLIAYYHDRHKVKPGLTGLAQIRGYHGHIKNDRDVLNRFSSDIEYIENWSLTGDLMIIFGTVIHIIKDA
- a CDS encoding NAD(P)-dependent oxidoreductase gives rise to the protein MNRIILTGGSGFIGNHLLNVLLNNHEDIYVVEHKKKIDDVKRCQVIRGGIKALNAEMINDIRPDIVFHCARPVVPGLRRTGRKIAAYKAEKFNSKLITGLKNSNVQPNLVFASGSLMYGNSKEAHSENSPVNPISFARQYSKGEKPLVSACLRNAYPVHILRFPWILGDGSWFKWFYMDIMKKYRVIPSFGDMKNKMQFIDVHDAADLMRIYAIKAPAPGIYNVFSDQILRQEDFVNRLSQIFQLPVKNHEEIFTRQMEKEALEAFTSNIILKTNYPNILNKYKVKSLDNFLCSFYETHKNWFIR
- a CDS encoding class I SAM-dependent methyltransferase codes for the protein MNYRLAAFVDHFMKSKHSDFYDYVARYYDKDIELGFESWAEENPILEKIRNDFRQITIRYPFKNALEIGCGPGFDVTWLAREFPDKEITGIDISPRMVEQAKKRINSMNLSNAKVMVSDERDLPKQFKSEAFDLIYVYFGALNTVADLDFAAKQIKNLLKPGGHAVLTFVNKWYLREMIVQALKMNFKTAFARLREDWGGYSPARHLPSKCYSSKQIRKAFADFSLLEKKGYSILFPAWYNFNKFLNQKEKTEKLWKTDQKLQNTQLWSKGEYTLFVFRK